In Oceanithermus desulfurans, a single window of DNA contains:
- a CDS encoding GspE/PulE family protein: protein MSYRSKLGELLVRRGYISEAQLQDALREQARTGERLGQVLLRRGYLKEEDLVRALATQQQAEVVQLGQVEPDPQAVALVDDRFARKHRVFPYRLDGHRLYVAMANPGDLKLIDELRYMTGREIVPQLASDSEILHALNRALGRATIEEVRAAAPAVQEDALPEADASPAVRMADALLRDAIAAGASDLHLDPSENALVVRMRVDGVLQELRRIVKEEAQAIVARFKILAGLDIAERRRPQDGHFSFVHEGKRHEVRIASVGTLWGEQVVLRIIYPTAVRIGLEQLGMFRPELEKFSKLVRSPHGILFVTGPTGSGKTTTLYAALEHIYTPERNFITIEDPVEFPLEGINQIPVQPRIGLGFAEVLRAALRLDPDVILVGEVRDAETLDTALRAALTGHFVLATLHANDALSAVSRLIEMGAERYLLASTLRGIVAQRLVRRVCPQCGDWRPLTEEERWFLSGEAPPKERRGEGCSYCRNTGYTGRVGLYEVFAFDRESLRIVGEGEGEPALRAYAEKIEHRTLREIGLLQVREGQTTVEELMRVLGMLEA, encoded by the coding sequence TTGAGCTACCGCAGTAAGCTGGGCGAACTGCTCGTGCGGCGGGGGTACATCAGCGAGGCGCAGCTCCAGGACGCCCTCAGGGAGCAGGCGCGCACCGGCGAGCGCCTGGGCCAGGTGCTGCTGCGACGCGGCTACCTGAAGGAGGAAGACCTGGTGCGGGCGCTGGCGACCCAGCAACAGGCCGAGGTGGTGCAGCTGGGGCAGGTGGAGCCCGATCCCCAGGCCGTGGCCCTGGTGGACGACCGCTTCGCCCGCAAGCACCGGGTCTTCCCGTACCGTCTCGATGGGCACCGCCTCTACGTGGCCATGGCCAACCCCGGCGATCTCAAGCTGATCGACGAGCTTCGCTACATGACCGGACGCGAGATCGTTCCCCAGCTCGCCTCCGACTCCGAGATCCTGCACGCCCTGAACCGGGCGCTCGGGAGGGCCACGATCGAAGAGGTGCGGGCCGCCGCCCCGGCGGTCCAGGAGGACGCCCTCCCCGAAGCCGACGCCTCCCCGGCGGTGCGTATGGCCGACGCCCTGCTGCGCGACGCCATCGCCGCCGGAGCCTCGGACCTGCACCTCGACCCCAGCGAAAACGCCCTCGTGGTGCGTATGCGCGTGGACGGGGTCCTCCAGGAGCTGCGCCGCATCGTCAAGGAGGAAGCGCAGGCCATCGTGGCCCGGTTCAAGATCCTCGCCGGACTCGACATCGCCGAGCGGCGGCGGCCCCAGGACGGGCACTTTTCCTTCGTTCACGAGGGCAAGCGCCACGAGGTGCGCATCGCCAGCGTGGGGACGCTGTGGGGCGAGCAGGTGGTGCTGCGCATCATCTACCCCACGGCGGTGCGCATCGGGCTCGAGCAGCTGGGGATGTTCCGCCCCGAGCTGGAGAAGTTCAGCAAGCTGGTGCGCAGCCCTCACGGCATCCTCTTCGTCACCGGCCCCACCGGATCGGGGAAGACGACCACCCTCTACGCCGCGCTCGAGCACATCTACACCCCCGAGCGCAACTTCATCACCATCGAAGACCCGGTCGAGTTCCCGCTCGAGGGGATCAACCAGATCCCGGTGCAACCGCGCATCGGGCTGGGGTTCGCCGAGGTGTTGCGCGCGGCGCTGCGCCTTGACCCGGACGTCATCCTCGTGGGCGAGGTGCGCGACGCCGAGACCCTGGACACCGCGCTGCGGGCGGCCCTGACGGGCCACTTCGTGCTGGCCACCCTGCACGCCAACGACGCTCTCTCGGCGGTCAGCCGCCTGATCGAGATGGGGGCCGAGCGCTACCTGCTGGCCTCGACGCTGCGCGGCATCGTGGCCCAGCGGCTGGTGCGGCGGGTCTGCCCCCAGTGCGGCGACTGGCGACCCCTTACCGAGGAGGAGCGCTGGTTCCTCAGCGGGGAGGCGCCGCCCAAGGAGCGGCGCGGGGAGGGGTGCAGCTACTGCCGCAACACCGGCTACACCGGCCGCGTGGGGTTGTACGAGGTCTTCGCCTTCGACCGCGAGAGCCTGCGGATCGTGGGCGAGGGCGAGGGCGAGCCGGCGCTGCGGGCCTACGCCGAGAAGATCGAACACCGCACCCTGCGGGAGATTGGGCTGCTGCAGGTGCGCGAGGGGCAGACCACGGTCGAGGAGCTGATGCGGGTGCTGGGGATGCTGGAGGCCTAG
- a CDS encoding type II secretion system F family protein, producing the protein MRYVYLASDENGTRTAEGVIEAESPQEARRRLREMGLFPLRLAPAARRRRQRRPGSGDLVLFMEQFATLIGAGVSLVQALNTLSLQSPHPTLRHAAQQVRARIEGGSGLAEAMGEFPEAFPPIVVRMVAAAELSGSLEETLRRVARYLDDAFELQQKIRSALTYPIFAIVIVLLAVVALLVVVVPVFQKLYANAGADLPGITLALLAVSDAVRRYAPVIVPGLALLVWGFGRFRASPAGGYLIDRAFLGLPLFGPIAHKSGLARFARTLATLYASGINILAALDAARDLAGNRYIAALIDEVQERISKGESLSQALAHEPEVFVPMFTRMVSIGEESGELDRMLDQVGHHLEREVDHTTKRLSSMIEPVMTVVLGVIVLFVALALYLPLFELPGKVMGR; encoded by the coding sequence ATGCGCTACGTTTACCTGGCGAGCGACGAAAACGGGACCCGCACCGCCGAGGGGGTCATCGAGGCCGAAAGCCCCCAGGAGGCGCGCCGCCGGCTGCGCGAGATGGGGCTCTTCCCCCTGCGGCTCGCCCCCGCCGCCCGCCGCCGGCGCCAGCGCCGGCCCGGGAGCGGCGACCTGGTGCTCTTCATGGAGCAGTTCGCCACCCTGATCGGGGCGGGGGTGAGCCTGGTGCAGGCCCTGAACACCCTGAGCCTGCAAAGCCCTCACCCCACGCTGCGGCACGCCGCCCAGCAGGTGCGGGCCCGCATCGAGGGGGGCTCGGGGCTGGCCGAGGCCATGGGCGAGTTTCCCGAGGCCTTCCCGCCGATCGTCGTGCGCATGGTGGCCGCGGCCGAGCTGAGCGGCTCGCTCGAGGAGACGCTGCGCCGGGTGGCGCGCTACCTCGACGACGCCTTCGAGCTGCAGCAGAAGATCCGTTCGGCGCTTACCTACCCGATCTTCGCCATCGTCATCGTGCTGCTCGCGGTGGTGGCGCTGCTGGTCGTGGTGGTGCCCGTCTTCCAGAAGCTCTACGCCAACGCCGGGGCCGACCTTCCCGGCATCACCCTGGCCTTGCTGGCCGTCTCCGACGCGGTGCGGCGTTACGCGCCGGTGATCGTGCCGGGGCTGGCGCTGCTGGTCTGGGGGTTCGGGCGCTTCCGCGCCAGCCCCGCGGGGGGCTACCTGATCGACCGCGCCTTCCTGGGCCTGCCCCTCTTCGGGCCGATCGCGCACAAGAGCGGGCTCGCCCGCTTCGCGCGCACCCTGGCCACCCTCTACGCAAGCGGGATCAACATCCTCGCGGCGCTCGACGCCGCCCGCGATCTGGCCGGCAACCGCTACATCGCGGCCCTGATCGACGAGGTCCAGGAGCGCATCTCCAAGGGGGAGTCGCTCTCGCAGGCCCTCGCTCACGAGCCCGAGGTCTTCGTCCCCATGTTCACCCGGATGGTCAGCATCGGCGAGGAGTCGGGCGAGCTCGACCGCATGCTGGACCAGGTGGGGCACCACCTCGAGCGCGAGGTGGACCACACCACCAAGCGCCTCTCCAGCATGATCGAGCCGGTGATGACCGTCGTTCTGGGGGTGATCGTGCTCTTCGTGGCCCTCGCGCTCTACCTGCCGCTCTTCGAGCTCCCGGGTAAGGTGATGGGCCGATGA